The genomic stretch CAAACTACTGAAGGGTACGAAGGAGTATTGACTTCCGATGAGGAGGGCAGGAAATTAATGCTTCTCTCCATTGCGGGTCAGCCATTAACTTCCGAAGTGCTTTCTCGTATAGTGCTTCATCTAACTCATATCCTGACTCAAGCACCTCCATGGCCCTAGTAATCCCATACATCTGTTCCGCATTTTGGGTTGAAGCAGTGGACATGCTCGCATCTCGTTCTACCCTTGATTTACTAatatcttgaattgccttgaatgccattgaccaatcattagacttgctcctcctccttttcgcaTTTGGAGTCCTATCATGCCTATGCTTAGTAACTGGCCTTTTTTCCACTGCTTCAGTTTGAGTGTCACCTAATGGAGTAACTTCATCAGCGGAACTTGACTCATCACAAGACTCAATCATAATCCTAGCTTCATTGGCCCCCAAAGTTTCCAACATGGTTGTTTGAGTCCCACTTCCTTCGCCGTCTGCATATGTATCACCAAATACCATACATAGTTCTGGCCATTGTGGTAGTCCATGCTTCTTAAATCGTGCCAAGTAGGGTTatcctaataaataaaaaatacgcataatcaaatacttgaattgatatatcctggcatttcaaaatactcaaattaaatacaaattgagTATACCTTAATATGCGATTCCCAGatggattcatcatcaacagtacAAGTTCTTGAAGCAGTATCCCAACCAAAACCAGTTGTCTCCAATAGCTTCTTAAACTGACTATAATCCTGCCTCAGTTTGTTCACTTTGTTCTTCAACTGTACAATGGCATAGTTGACCCCagttttttctttgaagttattGGCAATGTTGTTCCAACCAGCTTTATTAAAAGTCGAAGTAGTCCTATGTCCTTTCTTAACTTCCTCTACCATCAGAACAATAAGGGTGTCTACATTTGCTTGGCTCCATTTTGCAGTCTCATTAACTGCTTGTTTTGAAGTTGacattttctcactattttaccaaaaaaaaaaaaagaacatgaatttaaaatccaaattgaaaacacTGATTTTCACCAAGGCACCCTAACCCTTAATCTATGATAGGTTCTAGAAGGTATAAGGATACAATGAAGCCCCATGAGAACAATTGAAGGTGTCAACCCTCTATCTTTCATTGGTGTCAGAAGGGATTCACAGACTGCATCCAAAATTACATAAACAAAGGtgcaaaatacaaaaaatattcaTTGGGCTTTGTAAAAGCCAAAATTgtgaaagaaaaagatgagaagagTATGGCAGGAGAAATGTTTGCTAGCAGAGAGCATTATCCCAAGTTATCCACCCAAAATCGAACTGAGAACAAGAGATAAACGAAGCAAACAATAATGGATAAAAAAAGCAATAATCAATCTAAGCTAATTACATAATAGGGCAGAAAAGGTATACTTCCACTGAGCAGCAATGGCTGCTTTTACAATtgatcattattttatttttattaacttttttttttttttttgtgttcacTGTTCCCATCACTATCCATGGCCAGTGTGTGTCTTTCTTCCTTTTACTTCCCCACACTTAAAATTTCCCTGATTTTTACCAGTTCAGCTTAAGAACTACAAAAAtgctttttgcatttttttctccCTAACATTGTAACGATTTACTTCCCAAGTTACTTCTAAACCCCTTTCTTATGTTCGATAAAGATTACattaagtttccttttttatttcaataagtTTGCAAATTAatactttcctttttatttttctttacaaCCGGAGCCGAAAGGATTCCTCTTTGCAATAACTTTCTTATTTGAAACTGGACTTTTTCAGTCATTGAATTGGAAAGTGAAATCAGGAATCTACCAAGTTCCCATATATCCTTCTTCCACTAGGAGTTAAAGACTCCTAAATCCTAATCAGTTTTTGACTAATAATATACGGATCTGCCTCtataaaaacaaagcaaaaccCCATCGATCAATCTCACTTCAAACCCTTCTGCTCCAAAGTTTCAATCTCTGTTCTGTTCTGTGATctgatctgttctgttctgttctCCAATGGCAACAACACAATCAGAAACTGCTCAAACAAACCTTCTCCTTCAACAACAACTTAAAGATCTGTTGAAGCATCCAGTGGAAGGTTTCTCTGTGGGTTTAGTAGATGAAAACAACATATATGAATGGAGTGTTAATATAATAGGACCAATGGATACTCTCTATGAATGGGGTTGTTTTAATGCAATCATGAGGTTTCCTGAAGAATACCCTTTTCGTCCTCCATCATTAAATTTTGTTTCAGAGATGTGGCATCCTAATGTTTATCCTGATGGTGAAGTTTGTATATCAATACTTCATCCTCCTGGTGAAGATCCGAATGGCTATGAACTTGCTAGTGAGAGATGGTCACCTGTTCTTACTGTTGAAAGTATATTATTGAGTATTATTTCTATGTTATCGAGTCCTAATGATGAATCTCCTGCAAATATTGAAGCTGCTTTGCTGGAGAAAATAGGGCCCtaaaagagaaaatcaaaaaCGAAAAAGGGCAGTCTTTTCCTTTCAGCATCTCACTAActaaatgaaaggaaaatgtAAGAAGAGATCATCACtgaaaagagatgaaaatgCTCTTCCATCTGTACAACATCAAAGCAGGTAAGCAGGGGTTTCTCTGTTTCTAACCTATTTCTGCAGGAGCTTGGAGTGTCCGCCGCTGGTCGAGGAGAGCTTGGAGTGTCCGCCGCTGGTCGAGGAGAGCTTGGAGTGTCCGCCGCTGGTCCAGGAGAGCTTGGAGTGTCCACCGCTGGTCGAGGAGGTTAGGGATGATGAAGAATCACCGATTTTCGTTTCCAGTGAGGGAGGTTAGGGATGGGTTTCGAGCGAAGgagaatgaagagatgaggaaggaagagggaagtgACTCTTAGGCGAAGGACGAAGgacgaaggaggaaggaggaaggaggaaggaggaaggaggaaggaggaaggaggaaggggtTTCTCTTGTGTCTCTCTTCTGGtattccaagaaagaaaaagagttttAGGGTTCGGTCGACTGAAGTTTTAAGTGTTGTTTATGTTTTAAGGGCAAATGTCGATTTTGCCCTTTCGTACTTAAGTCGGACTTTTCATTCAGCGCCTTTTGATCAGAATAGATTCTGATCGTGAGAAGCTTGGTTTTCATGCTTCaaaaaatgaattctaaaacttaaaaagtgccggttcattacaaaaaaacaagaaattgaaccggaCTCACCATACAACTTTTACTctatttctgttccaaaaaaataaaaaaacaacagaattgattttttagaatgttacagtacagagcctaaggacccgtttggtatcgttctgaaaaaacgtttctagcgttttttcgtTATATTAGAATGAAAAAACGTAAAAAACCGTTTGGTGGGATTATGctgtgttttgatttttttgaaacgaaaattgaaaaaaaaacgaaaacggAAGCCAAAGTTTGGAGTTCCGTCACTAcagtttcgtttcaaaatcccTAATTAGGACCGATCGTTCCCGATAGCTGGAGCGTGAGGAGCATCTGCAGGTAaacccttctctcctcttcttcttcttcttctctctattcttgtctcttcttctcttctgttcGTACtcgtttcttctcctctcttcttctctcttcttctcctctgttcaccttcttctttcttcttctcctggtTTCGCCTTgttctatcttcttctcctctgttcgcttttctctttttctcttcttctctcttcttctcccctgttCGCAATTACTAAATAATTGCACTCGTAGTTCATTCAATTACTAAATAACTTTTAAAGTAGTTTCCAAGCCTTTTTAACTTCCCTAAGAAGCACAACTGCCAACACTGCGTGGTATATGAACTTCTTTAATTTTTGAAGGGAGATGGATGCATGTGCAATCCCGTTTGAAAGGCACCACAATAATCACTAAAATCTGGGAGTTTCAGATGCTATATTTTAGGAAAGATGGGCCCATTTTTTCTCCTGGTATATGTGCTCAGTAAGGTCATACTATCAGTTCCTTTTTAGTGGCTTTTAGATGTTCCAAGGATTTGGGATCAGTAGTTATCTTCTAGTGGTTGAGGTTTTTGTGTAGGTGACATAACTGCAAAGAATCTTGAGATTTTGATCAGATAAAGTTTCCATTTGCTAAAAACATGTTGAATATGCAAAAAGGGTGAGGAATGTACTGCAATCTCCACATCGTGTGATTGCAAAAACAACTGGGAGCTATAACTTGTATCTACTCTTGATGAACTGGGTGGAATGTGTGGAACTTACTTGGATTCTCCTAACAACTTGGTTTTTGTCTTGTTTGGATTTTTGGTGGCATCCTATGGAGAGTGATAACATTTCTATTTCTTGGGTGGTTTTTTAAGGAAATCAACAAATTTTAGGAAACCAATGGCTCTGCCTAGGATAGTTATGGACATTTGGTCCTATCTATTCCACTGGGTATCTGCAGCTAATGAGTTTGCAGGTATTGGTAAAGCATCTTTTGGACCAGATTGGAGTTGTGTTCTTATTGTATATTGCTATTCCCTTTCCgttttggtatcgtttctgttccagaaactctgtttcgtgtcagaaacggaaatttcagtttctgtgtcaaaacgccgtttttaaacgatttaaggttgtttggtgaatctgtttctagaacagtttcagaaccaagaaacgacatttttgccgtttggtaatgcttgtttcagaaacggttttttttttttcttttcttttaagtcaaagACCTACATCATATTTTACAAGAAGATTGACAACAATCATTCATCATCATTATGAAATATTAACCAAGTATACAATCATCACTCCTGTTTCCCAGCTAATTAAGAAAAATTTGTTCAAATAAGTTGAAGCTCAcagaaatttctgaaaacaaatgtTAATGACTTAAAGACAAGAAAACATAGACATGAAAAATGGATATCCTTATAGCATAGAATCTATCAATAAAGGATAAGCAAAAGCAAAAA from Macadamia integrifolia cultivar HAES 741 chromosome 14, SCU_Mint_v3, whole genome shotgun sequence encodes the following:
- the LOC122061430 gene encoding L10-interacting MYB domain-containing protein-like gives rise to the protein MSTSKQAVNETAKWSQANVDTLIVLMVEEVKKGHRTTSTFNKAGWNNIANNFKEKTGVNYAIVQLKNKVNKLRQDYSQFKKLLETTGFGWDTASRTCTVDDESIWESHIKDNPTWHDLRSMDYHNGQNYVWYLVIHMQTAKEVGLKQPCWKLWGPMKLGL